CGCTTGACCCGCGCGTACTCGCCCCGGTCCATCCGGCTCTCGTAGGGGTAGTGCTCGCGCCAGCTGTCGACGGGCAGGCCGTCACGGCCGATCAGGACGGGGTCGTCATCGTCGTCGTCGATCACGCTCAGGTGCGGCAGGGCGTTGAGCAGCTCGCTCGAGGCCACCAGGGTCCTGCCGGACCGGCTTGCCGCGAGGAACTCTCCGTCACCGGCCCTGTCCGTCCCACGTGCCACATCGCCCACGCGCCTGCCCTACCCCGATCCCCCTCCTCGACACGTTACGACTCGGGATCGTGGGCGAGCACCGACCGGCCGCCGTCGACGGGAACGGTCGCGCCCGTGACGAATCCCGCGTCGTCGGAGAGCAGGTAGGCGATCACGGCCGCGACCTCCTGCGAGCGCGCCACCCGGCCCAGGGGGTGCAGGCGCGCCATCTCCCGCTCGACGCGGGCGGCGCTTTCGGCCTCTTGGGAGTCGAGGAAGCCGGCGTAACGCTCGGTGTCCACCGAGCCGGGCGCCACGGCGTTGACCCGGATCCCGCGCGGCCCGTACTCGACCGCGAGCGCCCGGGTCATCCCCTCGACACCCGCCTTGGCCGTCACGTACGGCAGGCAGCCTGGAACCGCCTGCCGCGCCTGGTGCGAGGAGACGTTGACGATCGCCCCCGGCGTACCCGCCCGGAGGAAGCGGCGGATCGCGGTGGCGCAGCCGACGACGGCGGGGCCGAGGTTGGCCGCGATGAGATCCAGCACCTGCCCCGTCGCGGCGGTGTGGAGGGAGGCGTCCCCGAACACGGCCGCGTTGTTGACCCAGCCGGCGAGGGTTCCCGCGGCCTGCGCGCGGTCGGCGGCCGACTCCGCCACGTTCTCGTCAGCGGCGTCACCGACCACCCCGACCAGGCGCGCCCCGGCGGGATGGTCGTCCAGCCACGCCAGCGCCGCCGGGTCGCGCTCGATGGCGACCACCGCGCCGGTGTCACCGACCAGCAGCCGCTCGACCACCGCCCTGCCGATGCCGCGACCGCCTCCTGTCACCACGTAGGAACGACTCATACTCCCCATGGGACGCGCCCTCCGCGCGTCTGTCAACTCCTTCTATCGAAGCACTTCGAGCACTACGGTGAGTATCCCCCACGAAAAAGGAGCGGCGCATGGCGGCACGGACCACCATCTACGATGTCGCGGCCGCCGCCGGCGTCAGCATCTCCACCGTGTCGCTCGCCCTCAACTCCCCCGCCAGGGTCAGCGAGACCACCAGGCGCAGGGTCCTGGAAGCCGCGGACGCGCTCGGCTTCGTCCCCAAGCCCGACGCGGTCGCCAAGGCGCGGCGCGGCGTGGGCCGCATCGGCGTCATCGCGCCGTTCACGTCGTATCCGGCGGTCGCCGTGCGGGTGAACGGCATCCTGCGAGCCGTCGGCGACCGCCCACTGGAGATCGTCCTGTTCGACCAGGAGTCGGCCGCGCGGAGCTCCTCCCCCTTGCTGGCCAGCCTGCCCATCACGGGACGGCTGGACGGGCTGGTCGTCGTCAGCCTCTCCCTGGACGAGGCGATGGCCGGCCGCCTCACCGGCTCCCGCCTGCCGACGGTCCTGGTCGACGTCCACCACCCCGGCTTCGACTCCGTGCGCACCGACGACACGGCCGGCGGACGGCTGGTCGCCGAACACCTGCTCGGCCGCGGCCATCGCCGCTTCGGCTTCCTCGGCGAGGCGCAGCGAACCGAGCGCTACGTATCGCCGTCGCAACAGCGCCTCGCGGGCTTTCGGACCGCCCTGGCCGAAGCCGGTCACCCGCTCGGCGACGGCGACGTACGGCTGGCCGACCACGGCGTCGCCCAGGCCCGAGCCGCCGCCAGGGAGTTGCTGTCGACGCGGGACCGCCCTCCCGCCGTCTTCGCCGCCGACGACGTCCTCGCCGCTGGAGCTCTGCGGGCCGCGCGTGACCTGGGCCTCGCCGTACCCGGCGAGCTCGCGGTCGTCGGCTTCGACGACGGCGACCTGGCGGAGGCCCTCGACCTCACCACGGTGCGCCAGCCGCTGGAGGAGTCGGGCCGTACCGCGATGGAGCTGCTCCTGCGGCGGCTCGACCAGCCGGGGAGCGTCCGCGAAGTGGCGCTGGGGGTGCGGCTGATCCCTCGCGGGACCAGCTGATCCGGACGCGTGCCGCGCCCCGCTCGGGGCAGAGGCCGTCCATGAGAAGGTTCTTCAAAGTCGTGCTGACCCGCTGGCTGGCCCGCACGCCGATCGGTCTCGCCGTTCTGGCTCTGGGCTGGTTACTGGGCCGCCGGCGCAGGCAGCGTGTCCAACGCGAGGGCGAGCGAGGCCGGCGCACACGCGCCAGGCGAACACGAGGCAGATGAACAGGCGGTCGCCCTCGCGCCGCGGGGAATCACGTAACGAGATCGTTCCGACACAGAATCGGGGCGCGGAGGCCGGTGTTTGCTCAGGTCGTTCCGGGACAGAGGTGCCTCGAACCCAACGAGCCGCGATCCGGCGGCGGGAGGAGTCACGATGAGCGCACGCGACAAGTTCGGCAACAAGGCCGAAGAGGTAGGCGGCAAGGTCAAGGAAGGCGTCGGCAGGGCCACGGACGACGAGCGGCTCGAGGCCGAGGGTCAGGCCGACCAGAGCAAGAGCAAGGTGAAGCAGGCCGGGGAGAAGGTCAAGGACGCCGCGAAGAACGCCAAGGACGCCATCACCGGCGACTAGCCGCCACTCGGCGCTCGGCCCACGGTGCTCTCTCGGGGGATCAGGCGATGGCCGGCGGTGAACTCCTCCGGCGGGCGGGCGGTGCTGCCGTCGATCCGCTGCTTGAGCAGGGCGACCGCGATGCGGGCCAGCTGGTTCTTGTCGGGCGCGATCGTGGTCAGGGTGGGGGTGCTGTAGCGCCCGTCCTCGATGTCGTCGAGGCCCGCCAGCGCCACGTCCTCCGGCACGCGCAGGCCCGCCGCCAGCACGGTGCGCATGGCGCCGAGCGCGAGCAGGTCGTTGAAGCAGAACACCGCGTCGGGCGGCTCGGCGGCGGCCAGGAGCCCGGCCATGGCCGCCGCGCCCTCGGCGCGCTGGTAGCGGTCGACCTTGACGATGGTCTCGGGCAGGCCGTGGGCGGCCAGCGCCTGCCGGTACCCCGCCAGCCGCAGCGGCGCCGTGCCGCTGGCGGTGTCGTCCTGGGCGCCCAGCGCGGCGATCCGCCTGCGCCCGAGCCCGATCAGGTGCTCGGTGACGTCGCGCGCGGCGCGGACGTTGTCGATCGCGACATGGTCGGCGGGCCCGTCGTAGATGCGCTCGCCGAGCAGCACCAGCGCGGTGTCGTCGGTGCGGGCGGCCAGTTCCTCCGCGCCGACCGCCACGGGGCTGAGGATGAGCCCGTCGACCTGGTGGTCGCGGACCCCGTCGAGGATCCGCCGCTCCCGCTCCAGGCTGCCGCCGGTCTGCTCGATGATCACCAGCCACCGGTGCTCGGCGGCCGCGTCGATCACGAACCTGGACAGCTCCGCGAAATAGGGCGCGTCGAGCTCGGGCAGGGCCAGGGCGATCATCCCGGTACGGCCCTGGCGCAGGTTGCGGGCTGACAGGTTGGGCCGGTAGTCGAGCTGGGAGAGCGCGCCCTCGACCTTCGCGCGGGTCGCGGGCGACACGTGCGCGTAGCCGTTGACCACGTTGGAGACGGTCTTCACCGACACCCCGGCCAGACGCGCGACATCGCGCAGGCTCGTTCCCACCCCGTGTCCCCCTTCATGCGGTACGGCTCGCATGGTAATCCAGTCACACCGTTTACAACGTTGAAACAACGTTGTAGAACATGCCATACCGCAAAACGTCCCGGCAACGGAGAGGCCGCCTCTTGACATCGACCGCTCGTCTCACGCTGGATCCGGCCTTCCTGATCGGCCCGGTGGAACCCCGCCTGTTCGGCTCGTTCGTCGAGCACATGGGGCGCTGCGTGCACACGGGGATCTTCGAGCCGGGACATCCGCTGGCCGACGCCGACGGCTTCCGCGCCGATGTGCTGGAGCTCACTCGCGAGCTGGGGGTGACCGTGGTCCGCTATCCCGGGGGCAACTTCGTCTCCAACTACCGCTGGGAGGACGGCGTCGGCCCCGCAGAGCTCGCCCGCCTGGACCTGGCCTGGCGCAGCCTGGAGGACAACAGCTTCGGGCTGAACGAGTTCATG
This window of the Nonomuraea africana genome carries:
- a CDS encoding DUF6203 family protein gives rise to the protein MRRFFKVVLTRWLARTPIGLAVLALGWLLGRRRRQRVQREGERGRRTRARRTRGR
- a CDS encoding SDR family NAD(P)-dependent oxidoreductase, producing the protein MSRSYVVTGGGRGIGRAVVERLLVGDTGAVVAIERDPAALAWLDDHPAGARLVGVVGDAADENVAESAADRAQAAGTLAGWVNNAAVFGDASLHTAATGQVLDLIAANLGPAVVGCATAIRRFLRAGTPGAIVNVSSHQARQAVPGCLPYVTAKAGVEGMTRALAVEYGPRGIRVNAVAPGSVDTERYAGFLDSQEAESAARVEREMARLHPLGRVARSQEVAAVIAYLLSDDAGFVTGATVPVDGGRSVLAHDPES
- a CDS encoding LacI family DNA-binding transcriptional regulator; the protein is MAARTTIYDVAAAAGVSISTVSLALNSPARVSETTRRRVLEAADALGFVPKPDAVAKARRGVGRIGVIAPFTSYPAVAVRVNGILRAVGDRPLEIVLFDQESAARSSSPLLASLPITGRLDGLVVVSLSLDEAMAGRLTGSRLPTVLVDVHHPGFDSVRTDDTAGGRLVAEHLLGRGHRRFGFLGEAQRTERYVSPSQQRLAGFRTALAEAGHPLGDGDVRLADHGVAQARAAARELLSTRDRPPAVFAADDVLAAGALRAARDLGLAVPGELAVVGFDDGDLAEALDLTTVRQPLEESGRTAMELLLRRLDQPGSVREVALGVRLIPRGTS
- a CDS encoding LacI family DNA-binding transcriptional regulator gives rise to the protein MGTSLRDVARLAGVSVKTVSNVVNGYAHVSPATRAKVEGALSQLDYRPNLSARNLRQGRTGMIALALPELDAPYFAELSRFVIDAAAEHRWLVIIEQTGGSLERERRILDGVRDHQVDGLILSPVAVGAEELAARTDDTALVLLGERIYDGPADHVAIDNVRAARDVTEHLIGLGRRRIAALGAQDDTASGTAPLRLAGYRQALAAHGLPETIVKVDRYQRAEGAAAMAGLLAAAEPPDAVFCFNDLLALGAMRTVLAAGLRVPEDVALAGLDDIEDGRYSTPTLTTIAPDKNQLARIAVALLKQRIDGSTARPPEEFTAGHRLIPRESTVGRAPSGG
- a CDS encoding CsbD family protein, translating into MSARDKFGNKAEEVGGKVKEGVGRATDDERLEAEGQADQSKSKVKQAGEKVKDAAKNAKDAITGD